GCGCCAGTTGGGTGAAGCGCGCAGGCGCCATGGCGCAAAGCTTTCTGGAAAGACCACGGGGGATGTGCACCCGCTCCCCCCGGATATCGGCCCCGGCATCGCGCCAAAGTGCCAGTGCTGCGGGGTTGTCGACGAAATTGACGCCGATCTCTTCGAGCACGGTCTCGGCGTTGTGCTCGATGATATCGAGCGCTTCGTCGGAATGCATGTCGAAGGTCGGAATCCCCCGATGGATGGTGGGTGCGACATCGACACGGATGGCCGTGCGTTCGGCCCGGCGTGCCGCCCCGCCCCCGCTCCGGCCGCGCCGTCGTACGGATACTGCATCACCCATGTTGGACTCTCCCGGATTGCACCTGTGACGAGGCTACGCCGTCGAAACGCGCGTCGGACTGCATTTTGCGGCCTTCTGCGGCGGGAAGCGACATCGCACCGCCCGGGCGGGCAAATTTGCGGATCTGTCGCTGCGCCTGTCCGGTTTTCGATGCGCCGCCGTTGCACCCGCCCGCGCAAGGCCCTAAAGCCGAAACATGACCCAATTCGACCATGACCGCCTCCTCATCATCGATTTCGGCAGCCAGGTGACGCAGCTGATCGCGCGCCGCTTGCGCGAGTTGAACGTGTTTTGCGAAATCCATCCGTTCCAGAATGTAACCGATGCGTTTCTCGCCGATTTCGCGCCCAAGGCGGTGATCTTCTCGGGTGGGCCCGCCAGCGTGATCGATGCGAATTCTCCCCGCCCGCCGGCCAGCGTTTTCGAGCTTGGCGTGCCGATTCTCGGCATCTGTTACGGCCAGCAGGTGATGATGCAGATGCTCGGCGGCATGGTGGAGCGCGGCCATGGCACCGCGGAATTCGGGCGCGCCTATGTCACGCCGCAGGGTGATCGGCCGGAGTTGCTCAATGGCTGGTTCCTCGATGGGCGGGAGCAGGTCTGGATGAGCCATGGCGACCATGTCAGTCGAATCGCGCCGGGCTTCGAGGTGTACGGCACGTCGCCCAACGCCCCCTTCGCGATCACTGCCGATCTCGCCCGCAATTTCTTTGCCGTGCAGTTTCACCCGGAAGTGCATCACACCCCGAACGGCAAGACGCTCTACGAGAATTTCGTGCGCCTGGCCGGTTTCACCGGCGACTGGACCATGGACGCCTACCGCGAGCAGGCGATTGCCGAAATCCGCGCGCAAGTCGGAGATGGCAAGGTGATCTGCGCGCTCTCGGGCGGTGTCGACAGCTCGGTAGCAGCGGTGCTGATCCATGAGGCGATCGGCGAACAGCTGACCTGTGTCTTCGTGGATCATGGCCTCTTGCGCAAGAACGAGGCGCAGGAAGTCGTCACCATGTTTCGGGAGCATTACAACCTGCCCCTGATCCATGCGGACGAGACGGAATTGTTCCTGTCGGCGCTCGACGGGCAATCGGACCCCGAGACCAAGCGCAAGATCATCGGCAAGCTTTTCATCGACGTCTTCGAGGCCAAGGCCAAGGAAATCGGCGGCGCGGATTTTCTGGCCCAAGGCACGCTCTATCCTGACGTGATCGAAAGCGTCAGCTTTTCGGGCGGGCCGTCGGTGACGATCAAGTCCCATCACAATGTTGGCGGTCTGCCGGAAAAGATGGGCATGAAGCTGGTCGAGCCGTTGCGCGAGCTGTTCAAGGACGAGGTGCGGGCGCTGGGCCACGAGCTGGGGCTGCCTGCATCCTTCATCGGTCGGCACCCGTTTCCGGGGCCGGGTCTCGCGATTCGTTGCCCCGGCGAGATCACGCGCCCCAAGCTGGAAATCCTGCGCGAAGCGGACGCGGTCTATATCGACCAGATCCGCAAGTATGGGCTCTATGACGAGATCTGGCAGGCCTATGTCGCGATTCTGCCGGTGCGAACGGTGGGCGTGATGGGGGATGGACGGACCTATGATTACGCCTGCGCACTAAGGGCTGTAACCTCGGTCGATGGGATGACGGCGGACTATTATCCCTTCACCCATGAATTCCTTGGCGAGACGGCGACGCGGATCATCAACGAGGTGCAGGGCATCAACCGGGTGACCTATGACATCACCTCGAAACCCCCTGGCACCATTGAATGGGAGTGATGCGCGCGCTCTGGCAACTCTGCAAGATCGGGGTGCTGGTGTTGATGGGCTTCGCGGTGGCAACTTTTGCGGGAATCGTTCTTTATGAACCTCCCGCGCGCAGCGAATATGCCGCCATCGTGGTGTTGTCCCACGGGGTCGCCGCGGATGGGACGCTCAGCCCGCAAACTGCGGCGCGCACTCAGGCTGGCCTCGATGCGTTCGAGGCCGGATATGCCCCGAAGGTGATTTTCAGCGGCGGTCTTGGCGGGCTGGAGCCGGCGTCGAAGGGCGCGTTGATGGCCGAAGCCGCCATTGCCGCGGGCCTTCCCGCGGAGGTTGCGATGGTCGAAGGCGAAAGCCACTCCACCCTGCAGAACGCGCTGTTCACCGCGCGCCTCGTGCCGGAGTTGCGGGACCAACCGGTGCTGCTGGTCACCCACCGCTATCACGGGATGCGGTCGATCGCCTCCTTCTGGTGGGCCGGGTTTCGGGAACTGGACCTTGTCGCCGCCGATCCGGATCGGATCGAGTGGCAGGGTGCTGCGGCAGAACCGATCAAATGGGCCGGAAACATGGTGCGCGGCGCGGTCTACAGTGTCGCGGCGGCGCTGGGCCTCGGCGGGCCCCGGTTGGACGCGCTGCTGACATGACGCCGCGCAACGAACCGGTCAAGGCGGCCCTTTGGATGACCGGGGCCATCGGGTCCTTCATCCTGATGGCTGTCTCGGGACGCGCCTTATCCACAACCCACGACACGTTCGAGATCATGTTCTTCCGGTCGCTGATCGGGATCTGCCTGGTGCTGGTCATCGCGGGCGCGTTCGGGCGGTTGGGCGAGGTCACCACCCGGAGCCTCGGCCTGCACGGCATTCGCAACCTGTGCCATTTCACGGGCCAGAACCTGTGGTTCTTCGCCCTGCCCCTGATCCCTCTGGCGCAGCTTTTCGCGCTGGAGTTCACCACACCGCTCTGGGTGACGCTTCTGGCGCCGCTGATCCTGGGCGAGCGGCTGACGCGCAGCCGCATGCTGGCGGCGGCCATCGGGTTCAGTGGCGTGCTGATCGTCGCGCAACCCGATGTGACGGGCATCAGCCTCGGGGTGATCTGCGCGGCGCTCTCGGCTCTGGGCTTTGCCGGGTCCGCCATGTTCACCAAGAAGCTCACGCGCACCGAGACTACGGTCTGCATCCTGTTCTGGTTGACGGTGATGCAGAGCGGCTTTGGACTGGTGGCGGTATTCCATGACGGACAGGTCACCTGGCCGAGCCTCACCACCCTGCCCTGGCTGTGCCTTGTGGCGCTGTGCGGGTTGGTGGCGCATTTCTGCCTGACAACGGCACTAAGCATCGCCCCCGCCGTGATCGTGATGCCCTTCGATTTCCTGCGGCTTCCGCTCATCGGCATCGTCGGGTTCATGTTCTACAACGAGGCCCTGGGGCTGGGCCTCATCCTGGGTGCGGCCCTCATTATCGGCGCAAATGCCATAAATATCTGGGTCGAGCGCCCCAAACCGCGTCCTGACGCCGCGTTATAGATTGACGGTTTTTTCCACATTCGCATAAGTTTCGATCCAGGCACACGCAAGACGTGCGCAAATGGGATGGAACACATGCGAAAAATTCACCTGGCGTTGGCCAGTGGTACGGCAGTCGCACTGGCGACACAGGCCTTCGGCGGTGGAGTTGAACGGTCCACACAAAGCGTTGGGATTCTCTTTGAAGAGGGCACCTACGCTGAGCTGTCTTTCGGGCAGGTTGATCCGGATGCAAGCGGGGATTTCGTGCTCGACCGGTCCGTGTCGACCGGTGACATGCTCGCCTCGGAGAACATCTTTACCCTGTCGTTCAAGACCGATCTGAGCGACCGGCTGGTTGCCGCGCTGGTCCTCGACCAGCCCGTGGGGGCGCGGATCCGCTACCCCGAGGGCACCGGCCATCCCTTTGCAGGCTCCAAGGCGGATCTCGATGCGCGGGCGCTCACCGCGATGCTGCGCTACAAGTTCGACGGTGGGTTCAGCGTCTATGGCGGCCTGCGCGCCCAACAGGTGGAGGGCTTCGTCGCTCTGCCCACGATCCCGGGCTACGAGTTGACGACCAACAACGACCGCGAGTTCGGCTATATGGTCGGTGCGGCCTATGAACGTCCCGAGATTGGTCTGCGGGTGGCGCTGACCTATAACTCGGCCATCGACCATAATTTTGAATCTTCCGAGAGCTTCCTGACCCCGGGCGGGCCTGCCGTTCTGGACGACGGGTTCAAGACGACAATCCCGCAGTCGGTGCATCTCGAGGCGCAAACCGGAATCGCGGCAAACACGCTGCTCTTCGGCTCGATCCGCTGGGTCGATTGGAGCGAGTTCGAGATCGATCCGCCGGTCTACGCCGCTGGGATCGCATCGCTCGGCCAAGACTATGCCCTTGCCGCCTACGAAAGCGACACGATCACTTATAGGATCGGCGTTGGGCGACGTTTCAACGAGAATTGGGCCGGAGCGATCACCTATATCCACGAACCCGACAGCGGCGATATTTTCGGAAACTTAGGACCGATCGACGGTCGCGACGCCATATCGCTCGGGGTGACCTACAGCCGGGACAACATCAAGATCACCGGCGGTGTCGAATACGGCTGGCTTGGTGATGCCCTGTCCCAGGCGCCCAACGGACCGCCGGGAACGCCGGTCTCGGACTTCCGGGACAACACCTCTGTCAGCTACGGCTTCCGGATCGGCTACTACTTCTGATCCCGCTGAATCTGTGTCACGCCCCGCCGGTTTCGGCGGGGTTTTTCTTTGCGCAGGTTTCGGATCGCGGAGGTGATTGTTTGACGGTAGATGCGCTCCATGACGATACAGAAATCTCTTTCGCTACGCGCCTGGGCCGAGTTGGGCCTGCTTTCACTGATCTGGGGCGGCAGCTTCCTGTCGATCCGGATCGCTTTGGACGAAATTCCTCTCGTGACCTCGGTCGCCTACCGGGTGGGCATCGCGGCCTTGCTATTGTGGGCGGTGATCCTGTGGCGCGGAACGGCCGTGCCGCGGGACCTGCGTCTTTGGGGCGCGTTCCTGGTCATGGGCCTTCTGAACAACGTCTTGCCGTTCTCGCTCATGGCCTGGGGGCAGCTTCATATCGAGACCGGGCTGACCTCGATCCTGAATGCGGCCACGGCGGTTTTCGGGGTGGTGGTGGCGGCCCTGGTCTTCGCCGATGAGCGCCTGACCCTGAACCGGGGGCTTGGCGTCGCCCTCGGATTTCTCGGGGTGGCCACGGCCATCGGTTTGCACAACTTCCGGCATTTCGATTTGCAATCATTGGCGCAACTCGCGGTTATTGCCGGGACGGTGTCTTACGCGTTTGCAGGGGCCTGGGCGCGCATGCATCTCAAGGGGCTGGCGCCTGAAGTGGCGGCAGCCGGCATGCTGACCGCATCCAGCCTGGTGATGATCCCCGGAGCGCTGATGTTCGACGGGGTGCCCACGGCCCTGCCTTCCGGTACCGCGATGCTGGCCGTGGGATACTATGCGCTGGTGGCGACGGCCTTTGCCTATCTGCTCTATTACCGGGTGCTGGCCGCGGCGGGATCGGGCAACCTGATGCTCTGTACCCTTCTGGTGGCCCCGGTGGCGATCACACTGGGAGCGTTGGTGCGCGGCGAGGCGCTGCCGGGGTATGCGTTCCTCGGCTTCGGGTTGCTGGCGCTGGGGCTGATCGTGCTGGACGGACGCTTGACCCGGCGGCTGCTTTCCGGTTGAACCCGGGCACTTGATCGCCCGCGACGGAGGCCCGCCAATGCTCTATGACACGCCCGCTGCCTGGGCCTCCGCGCCGGAAAAACACGTTTTGTTGTTCGGCATGTCCGGTCTTGGCAAGACTTTCGTGTCCAACCGGCTGCGCGAGTCCGGAAACTGGTTCCATTACTCCGTCGATTACCGGATCGGCACCCGGTATATGGGCGAGCACATCGTGGACAATTTCAAGCGCGAGGCCATGCAGGTGCCCTTCCTGCGGGACCTGCTGATGTCGGATTCGATCTATATCGGGTCCAACATCACGCTGGAGAACCTCTCACCGGTCTCCACCTATCTCGGCAAGCCCGGCAATCCCGCGCTGGGAGGGGTGCCGATCGACGAATACCGCCTCAGGCAGGCGCAATTCCGGCGCGCCGAGATCGCCGCGTTGCAGGACACCGCACATTTCATCGACCGCGCCAAGGCACTCTATGGCTATCCACATTTCGTGTGCGACAGCGGCGGGTCGATCTGCGAATGGGTGGACGCCGAGGACCCCGAGGATCCACTGCTGCGCGATCTGTCGGCTGTGACGCTGCTGGTCTGGATCAAGGGCGACGCGGCCCATACCGAGGAACTGATCCGCCGTTTCGACCGGGACCCGAAGCCGATGGCCTACCAACCGGAGTTCCTCGACCGGGTGTGGGCGGAGTATCTGGCCCAGAACCGTATGGCCCCCGAGGCGGTAGACCCGGACGCCTTCATCCGCTGGACCTATGCCCAGGCGCTCGCGCACCGTCAGCCGCGCTATGCGGCCATGGCGCAGAACTGGGGCGTCACGGTGGAAGCCGATGATATCGCCCGGATGCGCGATGCCGCGGATTTCGAGGCACTGATCGCGGACGCCCTTGGCAATCGGAGCTCAAGCGCCTAAGTCCACACCTCCACGCGACAAGCCGGACCCCTCTCATGCCGATCAAGATCCCCGAGACCCTGCCTGCCTTCGATGTGCTGTCCTCCGAAGGAGTGATGGTCATGGGCCAGGGGCGCGCGGATCGCCAGGACATCCGGCCCCTGCAGATCGGGCTTCTCAATCTGATGCCCAAGAAGATCCAAACCGAGACCCAGTTCGCCCGGCTGATCGGCGCCACGCCCTTGCAGATCGACCTGACCCTGATCCGGATGACCGAGCATCAGTCCAAACACACCTCAGCCGCGCATATGGAGGCGTTCTATCGCCCGTTCGCCGAGGTCCGAGACCGCAAGTTTGACGGGCTGATCATCACCGGCGCCCCCATCGAACATCTGGAGTTCGCGGATGTGACCTACTGGGACGAGCTGCGCGAGGTCTTCGCCTGGACCCAGACCAATGTACACGCGACCTTCGGCGTTTGCTGGGGCGGGATGGCGATGATCAACCATTTCCACGGAGTGCAGAAGCACATCCTCCCCGCCAAGGCGTTCGGCTGCTTCCGGCACCGCAACCTTGCACCCGCCTCCCCCTACCTGCGCGGGTTTTCGGACGATTGCGTCATTCCCGTGAGCCGCTGGACCGAGATGAAACAATCGGAGATCGACGCGGTACCCGGTTTGACCACACTCCTGGGCTCGCCCGAGGTTGGTCCGTGCCTGGTCGAGGACCCCGGGCACCGCGCGCTCTATATCTTCAACCATTTCGAGTATGACACCGGCACGCTCAAGGAAGAATACGACCGGGATGTGGAGAACGGCACGCCGATCAACGTTCCCACGAATTACTATCCCGACGACGACCCCGCTCGCGCACCGCTCAATCGGTGGAGATCGCATGCGCATCTGCTATATGGCAACTGGTTGAACGAGATATACCAGACCACCGAATATGACCTCGAGAAGATCGGTACTTAAGGCAGCCATCGGAGTGACCGCTTTGGCGGGACTGACGGCCTGCGCTGCGACCGGTAAGGACACCGTGACACGTTCTGACAGAACCCCGCCGCTTGGCGACCTGATCCAGGTGGATGGCAAGACCGTGCATGTGGCCGAGGCCGGACGCGGGCCTGCGGTCGTGCTGCTGCACGGCGCGTCGGGCAATCTGCGCGACCTGACCTTCGATCTGACCGGGTATCTCAACGAGGCGGGGTTCCGTACGCTGGCGTTTGATCGGCCCGGCTTGGGCTATTCCGATCGCCTGCATGACCGCGGCGAAAGTCCGCAGGAGCAGGCGCGCCATCTGGCCAAGGCGCTGGACGCGCGCGGCGTGGATCGGGCGATCATCTTAGGGCACAGCTTCGGCGGGTCCGTTGCCATGGCCTGGGCGCTGGAACGACCGGACCAGGCCGCGGGCGTCGTGACCCTGGGCGGTGCGACGATGCCCTGGCCCGGAGGCCTGGGTCCTTGGTACAGCATTGCATCAAGTGATCTGGGGGGCGCCACGCTGGTGCCGTTGCTGGTAGCTCTCGTGCCGCGCAGCCGGGCGCCCGATTTCGCGCAATCGCTGTTCAATCCCGACCCGCTGCCGACAGGGTATATCGACTATGTCGGCGTCGATCTGACCCTGCGGCCTGCGCAGGTCCACACGAATGCACGCCAGGTCCATGGCTTGAAGCCTCATATTCAGGTCATGTCTCAGAAATATCCGGGGCTGACCTTGCCGGTCGAGATCCTGCACGGGACCGCCGACAAGGTCGTGCCCGAAACGGTGCACGCGATCCCGATGTCGCGAATCCTGCCCAATGGCAACCTCGTGCTGCTGGAAGGTCGGGGCCACATGCCGCATCACGCCGAACAGGAGGCAGTCGTCGCGGCAGTGGCGCGGGCGGCACGCGCCTCCGGATTGCGCTGAGCCGCGCAATCGCCATACTGCCCGAACGACCGTGACCGGCGCCCTTCGGACCTGCGCGCCCCTGAGACGAGGACCGCCCCGATGTCCCTGCCCTTCGATGGTGCCATTTCCCATTTTGCGACCCATGATGCGCCGCCGGATGTCCAGGCGGCACTGGCCGGTGCCAAGAAGGGCGAGATCCTGTCACCGACCTACCCCTACGCGACGCGCATGGACAAGGACGACTACGAGGACACCCTGAGGGCGCTGCAGATCGAACTGGTCAAGCTGCAGTCCTGGGTCAAGGAGAGCGGCGCGCGGGTCTGCGTGCTGTTCGAGGGGCGCGATGCGGCCGGAAAAGGCGGCACGATCAAGCGCGTGCGCGCCAATCTCAACCCGCGTACGACGCGGGTGGTGGCCCTCTCCAAGCCCACGGACCGCGAAGCATCGGAATGGTACTTTCAGCGCTATATCAGACAATTGCCCGCGGGCGGTGAGATCACCTTGTTCGACCGCAGCTGGTATAACCGCGGCGTGGTGGAGCATGTCTTCGAGTTCTGCGCGCCCTCCGAACGGGAGGCGTTCTTTCGCCAGCTGCCGGAGTTCGAAGCAATGCTGGTGGATGAGGGAATTCACCTGGTCAAATTCTGGCTCAACGTCGGACGCGCCGAACAGCTGCGCCGTTTCCTGAGACGCGAGAAGGATCCGCTCAAGCAATGGAAGCTGAGCTGGATCGACGTGGAGGGGTTGAAGAAATGGGATGCCTATACGGGTGCGATTTCCGAGACTCTGACCCGAAGTCACACCAAGGTCGCGCCATGGACGATCATTCGCAGCGATGACAAGCGGCGTGCGCGTCTTGCCGCGATCCGTCAAATCCTCTCGGGTCTGGATTATACCGGCAAGAAGACACAGCTTGTTTCTGCCCTCGACCCGCAGGTCAGCGGAGGCCCGGACATCTGGGATGCCTAAACGCGGCTATCACCATGGCAATTTGCGTGCGGCGCTCGTCGATGCCGCCCTCAAGCTGATCGAGGAGAAGGGGCCGACCGGATTCACCCTGTCCGAGGCAGCCAAGAATGCCGGCGTGACCCCGGCAGCGGTCTATCGCCATTTCTCCGGCCGGGACGAGTTGATCATCGAAATCGCCGTGCAAGGGCATTCCATTTTCGCGGACCTTATGGAGTATGCGTTCAACGCCGGACAGCCCTCGGCGTTGGCGGCCTTCGAGGCGACGGGTCGGGCCTATCTCGCTTTTGCACGCAAGCATCCCGGGCACTAC
The Dinoroseobacter shibae DFL 12 = DSM 16493 genome window above contains:
- a CDS encoding DMT family transporter; the protein is MTPRNEPVKAALWMTGAIGSFILMAVSGRALSTTHDTFEIMFFRSLIGICLVLVIAGAFGRLGEVTTRSLGLHGIRNLCHFTGQNLWFFALPLIPLAQLFALEFTTPLWVTLLAPLILGERLTRSRMLAAAIGFSGVLIVAQPDVTGISLGVICAALSALGFAGSAMFTKKLTRTETTVCILFWLTVMQSGFGLVAVFHDGQVTWPSLTTLPWLCLVALCGLVAHFCLTTALSIAPAVIVMPFDFLRLPLIGIVGFMFYNEALGLGLILGAALIIGANAINIWVERPKPRPDAAL
- a CDS encoding TetR/AcrR family transcriptional regulator; protein product: MPKRGYHHGNLRAALVDAALKLIEEKGPTGFTLSEAAKNAGVTPAAVYRHFSGRDELIIEIAVQGHSIFADLMEYAFNAGQPSALAAFEATGRAYLAFARKHPGHYMAMFESGISNQATPELATASARSRQVLERAAEELSKHIPEDKRPPASMFSAHIWAMSHGVVELFARGAPGSKAPFPPEDLLETGIGIYLRGLGLIAPDD
- the ppk2 gene encoding polyphosphate kinase 2, with the protein product MSLPFDGAISHFATHDAPPDVQAALAGAKKGEILSPTYPYATRMDKDDYEDTLRALQIELVKLQSWVKESGARVCVLFEGRDAAGKGGTIKRVRANLNPRTTRVVALSKPTDREASEWYFQRYIRQLPAGGEITLFDRSWYNRGVVEHVFEFCAPSEREAFFRQLPEFEAMLVDEGIHLVKFWLNVGRAEQLRRFLRREKDPLKQWKLSWIDVEGLKKWDAYTGAISETLTRSHTKVAPWTIIRSDDKRRARLAAIRQILSGLDYTGKKTQLVSALDPQVSGGPDIWDA
- a CDS encoding YdcF family protein, whose translation is MGVMRALWQLCKIGVLVLMGFAVATFAGIVLYEPPARSEYAAIVVLSHGVAADGTLSPQTAARTQAGLDAFEAGYAPKVIFSGGLGGLEPASKGALMAEAAIAAGLPAEVAMVEGESHSTLQNALFTARLVPELRDQPVLLVTHRYHGMRSIASFWWAGFRELDLVAADPDRIEWQGAAAEPIKWAGNMVRGAVYSVAAALGLGGPRLDALLT
- the guaA gene encoding glutamine-hydrolyzing GMP synthase codes for the protein MTQFDHDRLLIIDFGSQVTQLIARRLRELNVFCEIHPFQNVTDAFLADFAPKAVIFSGGPASVIDANSPRPPASVFELGVPILGICYGQQVMMQMLGGMVERGHGTAEFGRAYVTPQGDRPELLNGWFLDGREQVWMSHGDHVSRIAPGFEVYGTSPNAPFAITADLARNFFAVQFHPEVHHTPNGKTLYENFVRLAGFTGDWTMDAYREQAIAEIRAQVGDGKVICALSGGVDSSVAAVLIHEAIGEQLTCVFVDHGLLRKNEAQEVVTMFREHYNLPLIHADETELFLSALDGQSDPETKRKIIGKLFIDVFEAKAKEIGGADFLAQGTLYPDVIESVSFSGGPSVTIKSHHNVGGLPEKMGMKLVEPLRELFKDEVRALGHELGLPASFIGRHPFPGPGLAIRCPGEITRPKLEILREADAVYIDQIRKYGLYDEIWQAYVAILPVRTVGVMGDGRTYDYACALRAVTSVDGMTADYYPFTHEFLGETATRIINEVQGINRVTYDITSKPPGTIEWE
- a CDS encoding DMT family transporter; amino-acid sequence: MTIQKSLSLRAWAELGLLSLIWGGSFLSIRIALDEIPLVTSVAYRVGIAALLLWAVILWRGTAVPRDLRLWGAFLVMGLLNNVLPFSLMAWGQLHIETGLTSILNAATAVFGVVVAALVFADERLTLNRGLGVALGFLGVATAIGLHNFRHFDLQSLAQLAVIAGTVSYAFAGAWARMHLKGLAPEVAAAGMLTASSLVMIPGALMFDGVPTALPSGTAMLAVGYYALVATAFAYLLYYRVLAAAGSGNLMLCTLLVAPVAITLGALVRGEALPGYAFLGFGLLALGLIVLDGRLTRRLLSG
- the metA gene encoding homoserine O-acetyltransferase MetA; amino-acid sequence: MPIKIPETLPAFDVLSSEGVMVMGQGRADRQDIRPLQIGLLNLMPKKIQTETQFARLIGATPLQIDLTLIRMTEHQSKHTSAAHMEAFYRPFAEVRDRKFDGLIITGAPIEHLEFADVTYWDELREVFAWTQTNVHATFGVCWGGMAMINHFHGVQKHILPAKAFGCFRHRNLAPASPYLRGFSDDCVIPVSRWTEMKQSEIDAVPGLTTLLGSPEVGPCLVEDPGHRALYIFNHFEYDTGTLKEEYDRDVENGTPINVPTNYYPDDDPARAPLNRWRSHAHLLYGNWLNEIYQTTEYDLEKIGT
- a CDS encoding alpha/beta fold hydrolase — its product is MTRSDRTPPLGDLIQVDGKTVHVAEAGRGPAVVLLHGASGNLRDLTFDLTGYLNEAGFRTLAFDRPGLGYSDRLHDRGESPQEQARHLAKALDARGVDRAIILGHSFGGSVAMAWALERPDQAAGVVTLGGATMPWPGGLGPWYSIASSDLGGATLVPLLVALVPRSRAPDFAQSLFNPDPLPTGYIDYVGVDLTLRPAQVHTNARQVHGLKPHIQVMSQKYPGLTLPVEILHGTADKVVPETVHAIPMSRILPNGNLVLLEGRGHMPHHAEQEAVVAAVARAARASGLR
- a CDS encoding outer membrane protein transport protein, which codes for MRKIHLALASGTAVALATQAFGGGVERSTQSVGILFEEGTYAELSFGQVDPDASGDFVLDRSVSTGDMLASENIFTLSFKTDLSDRLVAALVLDQPVGARIRYPEGTGHPFAGSKADLDARALTAMLRYKFDGGFSVYGGLRAQQVEGFVALPTIPGYELTTNNDREFGYMVGAAYERPEIGLRVALTYNSAIDHNFESSESFLTPGGPAVLDDGFKTTIPQSVHLEAQTGIAANTLLFGSIRWVDWSEFEIDPPVYAAGIASLGQDYALAAYESDTITYRIGVGRRFNENWAGAITYIHEPDSGDIFGNLGPIDGRDAISLGVTYSRDNIKITGGVEYGWLGDALSQAPNGPPGTPVSDFRDNTSVSYGFRIGYYF